The Helianthus annuus cultivar XRQ/B chromosome 15, HanXRQr2.0-SUNRISE, whole genome shotgun sequence genomic sequence AGCTCGTCGTAAAGCTCAGAAGAAAAACATGCTTAAAAGAACAAGATCGGGTCAGCCCGTTATGAAGTACAGGATTGAACATCTGTTACAGACCATTCAAGGCTCAAAAAATTCACAGTAATCGGTTTCTTGACCCTAGATCTGTAATGAGCTTATAATATTAGTCAAGGACTGAATCCAATTGTTTTGATCAACAGTTGGTAATGCCGATTTTGACCCgaacctttttttatttttctttattaatTTTATATGTTGGTGCATCTTCTGTGCATTCACCCGGCTCAACTTAAACAACggacaaaacaaacaaacacttaaCTATATGAGTCGACAAACTAATAAGAACATGAACTAAAGCAACATTGATGGAAGAGCGACAAATAATAAATGGAAGCAAAATATGACATCATAAGACATATAGGCATAAATACAAGTATACGAGTACACATAGATTATAGGAATATCAAAGTTCCTACTATATGCTGACTCCTGCCCGTCCTTAACCTTTAATCCTACGCCTTCACAAACTCCTATTTTGAACCATGTCCTCGGAGAGGTGCAACTCTAGTAAATCTTGTCTAATCCGCTCATTCCAAGTAACTTTAGCGCCGACTTATCTTCCCTTCCACGGTGAGGATTTCCACAACTCTAACTGGCGCGGTCTTTTGCCTCCTCTTCACATGTAATTtgcaaaataaatatatatataaacattacAATTATCACAtaacatttaaaataaaaatccTTATAATTTATGAAAATTATCAAGAAGACAATTTTACATCCCATAAAACGCACTACTACAAAAACAGAGCATTAGACGGGGTGATAGGGGTTTTAAGACGGTGTTTTCAAATTTGGTAAGGAAAGGTCACGTAGAAAGCTTGTTATATATATATCTCCCTCTATTAACACATTCATATGACCACCATGAATCTTGATGCAAGTGTCTCAGCAAATATCACCTGATTACTCGAGTGTATAGTTTTACCCCCCTCATGTTAGCCGATGGTAGCGCTTAATGGTGGCAACCATCATTTAAAATTTAATTATGTATATAAAAGATTGCGTCGGTGATCAGCAACGGGTcgattaaaaaaaagaaaagaaaatttctTTGACGTCGTGTTATATGCAACATAGCCActgttgtaaaacaaggtctcggAGGCCGAGTAAttgctacaaggtaggctgcggAGGCACTATCAACTCCGACTAGGGaacgcctagcgacttttgcgaCCATGAACATAGCCATAATACAAAAGCAACATGCAACTGAATAATGCAACCAAGTATGGTACGAAAGTTGGAGTTGCAGTTGCTTTTGTATTATGGTTGTATCAAGGCCGAAAATAGCATGATGATCATCACCATCAACTCCGTTAGACGTCTCGTTGAAACATCATACCTTGCGTTTTTTCTCATCTACGCGACTAGAGAATCACTGGTATgtgttatttatttatatatattcttttaaCTTGTATAAAGAGTTAAACTAATTTTATTGCTTTTGATTTACCTTGtgttattttttcatttttatttatattttattttatttatcttaCACGTTGCCACCAATATGGTGATATACTTAATCGTTCTCATTTGAACTCATCATTGTATAGCACTACAGTTATACGTGTGTAGCGTATGCACTTACTTATTCAAGCTCTTGAATCCAATTCAAAATAATTCGTCAAACCATCAAATCAAGTTCAGTCCATATCGACTCTTGATTCGTCCTAATATATCTTGATCCTtgaatcatttttttttcattattaaaCTTcgtatttttaatcttttttatcCATGATTTAAAACAAAATGTACTATTaatgattaaagttaaaaaggaagCTAGTCATTCAAAGATTTGACTCTAATGAGCATCTACTTGATGGTAAAATCTGAACCAGAGAATTTAAGAATGGCCTGTGGAAATCATAATTAAAACTAAGAGAAGAGAATGATGAAGAATGAAAACCATGTGCATCATGAGAgaaaaggatgatgatgatgatggatgcATAAAGGAGTGGATATCATCATCCAATACATATATAGCTTTTGGTTTGTAGTTGATTAACTTTATTTATGCACTTACACACCTTTCCATTTTTACCATTCAACCCTTTTTTTCTAGGATGATACAAACTCAGCCATTAAGAacaaggaataatggattttaataaacTCAACTATTAGCCGTTGGTCAGCAACAgtctcaactttaaaaataaccagtGGTAGTCCCATCTTCACATATTGTAAATCAATAAACCTTTGCTAACAGAAAAGGAAAAGGGGACAAAAAAATTAAGGTTTTGTTAGTTAAGGTCTAttggtttacaatatgtgaaaagatgCGACCACtactggttattttttaagttgggactGTTGTCGGCCAATGACTAataatttggattattaaaatccattactCCTAAGAATAATCGTTTTTTTAGTAATTCATACAACAATGTTCAGTAGACAAGCAAAAAAAACACACATACACAACTCGGCAAATTTAAGAAAAAGGTAAAGTCAGTTAAGTTTAGAGCTTTTCATAAACCTCACGGCTCGCAGCTCGGCTCATAGCTCGCTCGACTAAAGCTCAAAAAAATCTAGCTCAAAAAACTCAATTTGAAACAACTTGAGCAGGGTGGGCTCATTTTGTAACTGGGTTGAGCTCAAGACTCCCCTCGCTCGACTCGTTTATAGCCCTAAAGTTTATACGTCACAAGACATTTCCTATATTGGTAGATACGTAAAAATAACTTGCAAAATAATTTAACGTATATAATGTAGTATTATACCAAAAAAAAATGTTCACTTTTTACGGTTTATCTGCTTATATATGATCTAAGCGCCACAGCGTCATTGAGGCGACTTTCAACCGTACATAAAGCTTATATAAGTGACAAGAGAGACAACTTTTGATCGTCCCGTTGCTATGGAAATTTAGAATGACCTTTGGGAAGATGATATACAAAAGTGACAAGAGAGACGACTTTTGATCGTTCATAAAGCTTATATAAGCTTATATGGTTATACATAAAGCAACACCTCACGCCTCGGCTTTCAGTACCTAAACTTCTTGAGATGTTTTGGTAAGTGACAAGAGAGACGACCTTCGGGAAGATGATAATACCAAAGAATACCCCGCGCTTTCTAAAACCAATACCCATACGAACACCAACAAAATATAATGAATATTCAAGTTATTTGGGTTACTAAGATAATTTTGATCACAACATTATACTGTTACAAGAAtctttattaaaaataaaactaatacTACAAATACATTCTACAAACTCCTAGACCGAGTGCAGCAGCAGGGTCTAAATGTACCAAAATTGGAACAGAACAGGACAGCAACCTTCAACCCTTTATCCGAGAACCTAAGTACCATAACGTTTATTCAAGCGTCAAATATCGTTCATAAAAACATCAATATACTACGCATCGGTTCCTAGTTCTAGCAACCGACATAGAAAATTACCAGAAATATCAAACAACTTTCACATATATAAAGACATTGTGAAATTTTATCTTTTTAGTAATAATAAGAGTTTGATTTTAACTAAAATGAAGGGGAAAAGAAAAGATAATGATATTCTTTAGAAATTCtatttatgtttttaatattaataCTCTAAAACTACCATATTACCATAaaaaaagagtgaatttcaagttttgtcctttatctttaggctactttgcaagttttgtcctttatgtttaaatttgacgagtttcgtcctttatgtttaaaaatcaagcacgttttaccctttatgtttaaaaatcaaacacgttttgtcctttatgtttaaaaaatcaagcacgttttgtcgttaaaaatcaagcataaagaacaaaacgtgcatgatttttaaacataaaggacaaaactcgtcaaatttaaacataaaggacaaaacttgcaaagtggcctaaagataaaggacaaaacttgaaattcactctaaaaaaaataaaaacaaatgcaTACAAAACAATTAAATTTTAGTTATATTTTCTTACATCAATTTCTCTTTTAGCTTATAAATTTTGTcataatacacataaaacacatttaAATGATAAATGGGTTAACAGGTCAACCGATAAACCCGTCAGGTAAGGTTGACACGAACACGGCCCGTTTAGCTAATCGTGTTCACAGGTTCGACTCAAAACTAAAGGATTCGATCATGTTGGTTGCAATATCGTATATAACAAGtcggtttttatatattttattcatAAATCAGATTATAAAAACTGGAAGGTAAGAATGTAAGATACAGTATGTGTACGAACCTCATGAAAGATTGTACAGGTCGTCTTTATCTTTACCCATTATACGTACAAAATCCGGGGTGTCAAACCTTTGACCAGAAACCGTTCTGTAAATATAAACCTTTTCAACCGGCACGTATTCGGGTAGCGAGTTTACATTTTCGCGTTCATCAATAACTTCAACGTTTAAACCAGGCATTTTCTGACCAAGTAATTTACACGCTCCAAAACTAACCAAACACGAAGACATCCAAAGGGATCGCATTTTCTCCAACTTTGAAGCATTCGCAAGCAAAGCTTTATCGCCAAACGGGCAATCTCGAATCTCCAACTTCCTTAAACTATCACACCCGGATAAAACATGATGCAGCCCTAAATCACTGTCCCCTGCGAAAGCTATTGAAAGCATATCCAGGTTTTTAGCGTGGGTCCCGATGTATTCAAATACGCGGTCTGTGAGAAGGCCTGACATTGAAAGGCGTGTAAgctgtttgcagttttcaactATGGAACCGAAGCCGACATCTAGGGGTTCATGTGTTACGTAATCCGGGACACGGGGTTCGATAATGCATAAACGGAAGCAGGTTAGGTTGGGACGGTTTTTGGAGATTGAAATTAACGCTGAATTTGACATTTGGTGACAGAAATATAAAACCGATTGGAGTTTGGAGCAACCTTGTGAAACTGAAACAAGACCTTGTTCGGTTAAAAGTACGTCTACTTCGCCGACAAATGGGTCGGATGGGAAAACCACCAGTTCTCGTAGATCTTTACATGACATAGAAACGGTGTTTAGGCCCGTATCCTCTATGTAATCTAACACCTGCAAATGCATCTTTTGTTAGCTTGCAGAATTGACCAAACTATATTGGGggcaatttcatatatacccCTATAAACGTgcaaaatatcatatatatatatatatatatatatatatatatatatatatatatatatatacacacacacacacccttacAAAGTAGTTGAACTAtcatataggattaggttcaaaagtgaacactagtgtagcttgcaaactgagtgaactaatcctggacatacacgtgtgtagatcaatggccaggatttgatgttgaaatacactagtgtattttacgatttgatgatgagatcctggccatacacgtgtgtagaactgtagatcaatggccaggatttgttcactcagttcgcaaatacactagtgttcactctagaaccccacccatATCATATATACCTAGTTcattaaaaacaatttaataaaTAACAAATTTACCCTTATTTTTCTAAACCTTTGAAATCTCATATATGACATTTAACTTCTAATATTATATTTACTCATTACTAGCCTTATTTATTCAGCTTAAATATTATATATCGAGTATACTATTGTTTATGGGTAAAAATAAATTTAGGCTAAAAAtgtgttatataaaaatatgaagttaaaaGATGAGCATATATGATATTTTTTATATGCTAAAAATGTGTTAtaaaaaacttgaaaaaaaaagagtaaaatgatCATTTTTagattgtttttaataaattgggtatatttgatattttaactACTTTGTAAGGAcatatatgatatttttagttttGGTTGGGTATATATGAAATTTTTAAAGCTTGTAAGGGTATACGTATATATGAAAGTAATCCAAAAAATATTACAGCAATGTTATTACTCGTAATAGTTTGTTATTTTGCACAACTATCACCAAAAATATTGCAGCACGTAAACAAATAATACTAGATATAACAGGATATGATTTAAACTTACCACTAGACGCTGCAAATTGTAACATTGACTAACAATCTTCGTAAGATCAGGACTTCGAGTAGCTGCATAGCTCAAATTTAAAGAAGTAAGCTGAGAGCACACAGAGTATATAGCTGGAAGATAAGCTGGAGTCACATCCCAAAACCCTGATAAGCTTTTAAGATTCTTAGAGCGTGAAAAAGCATCTGCTAAACGTGAATAAACATCTTGCCGGATTTCAGCTGAGTAAGCACCCGTTCCAAAATCAACGAGCTGCGGGGCACGTTGTAAGAGTGTCGAAAGTTTCTCAATGGGTACGGTGCGGTTTAGTCGAAGGGTTTTCAAATTGGGTGACCTGGCAACCAACCGTTCGAGGGCTGAGAAACTAACCTCGGAACCCAAACAAGCCATGTTAAGAGATTCTAGTGAGGTAAATGAGTCAGGGAAGTGACTCAGCCAATGTCCACTTAGTTCTTCAACTTCACACTCACGTAAATCGAGTACTCTTAGATTTCTGTAATGAAAATGAGGTGAATGAAAAGAATTAATAAAGACAGACGTTATATAAATTCATATCGCCAAagaaagtatataaattcaagAGTATACACACTCACAGATACAAATAACAAGGGAAAAACACTAGGTATACCCTGTTCAATATATACACATGAAGAAGACAAGTACCAACGTCCAACAGTCATACTACAAACACAGTTTCCTACCAAACAGATAAACTAAATCATCCAATCATACACAAAAGTCACAATCATAGTTACCTAATTCGCGGTTCGCTCCGGTACGGGTACGTGGTTCGGGTACGCGATTCGCTAGAGGTGACGTTTTCGGTACGGAGGGGGGTAGGTTCATTTCGGTACGAACCGGTACAGTGTACCATGGAGTCCGGTTCAGTGTACACAGATTAAAACAGAAATTgccaaatttcaaaattcaaattaccAAACATAATGTAAAAAAGTgaagatagagggggttaaatgttaaaatacacaAACTACTTTTATACTTTTATGTAAAAAACTATTAGTTTTAGGGTTCAAATGTAAAGTAGTAAAAATAAAGGGGTTAAATGTTGAAACAACTAAACTTAGTTAAACACTTAAAccttaaaaaccctaaaaaacctGCAGCAGCCGTCATTTCTTCCCCTTCTTCCTCTTCCTGGTtctgtcttcttcttcttccctttcTTCCTGGTTTCCGTCTGAAAACAACTCCCGCGTCGGAATTCGTCGCCGAAACTTGCATATGGAACGCCGAACCTTATCATTCCAGAGCGCCGAACCTTATCATCCTAGAACGCCGTACCTGAGCAACTCGGATCGCCGGACCTAATCAATTTGGATCGCCGTACCAGGACGTTCCGGATCGATAGCGAATTGCGATTGGGTACACCACGATCCAATACGTGGATCGTGGGTACCCTAGCGATTTAGGTAACTATGGTCACAATAGCAATCAAACTTTTAATCATCCAATCATACATAAAAGTCACAATAGCAATCAAACTTTTTCAACCTGCATTGCCAATCAAGGTCCTGTACAACTCATTTTAACTAGCCACTTTCAAACTAAACTGAAAAAAGTTTAAAAACCTCCCAGGAAACTGCACTCTTGTCAATAAGAAACAACTAATCAACAATAAATACACATGCAGAAGATAAGTGCCGACAGTCCACTCCACATACACAATACTCTACCACACAGATAAGCTAAATCATCCAATCATACACAAAATCACATAGCAATAAAACTTTTTCAATCTGCATTGTCAATcactatgcagttaatgcggtaaaatatcgatcgatatttgagatataggttatctcggtgagatgccggtaattttaatataattcagtgatatatcggttataacggtcaaatatcggtgatacaTCAGTCAAataatatcgccgataatatggGTActgatatttgacaccgatattttaccaggggaccgatatatcactgatattaactgcataggtcAATCACGATCCTGTATAACTCATTTAAACCAACCAACTCCAAATTAACAAAATCAAACCAGAAACATCACCTGCAATTAGCAGCAACAGCAGCTAATCCATCAGTACTAAACCCCTCACATGACTCCAATACCAAAACCCTAAAATTCCGAAACGATTTCGCCACAATCTCCAAACACTCATCCGTAACAACCATCCGTTTCAACCTAATCTCCTCCAACCACGGATACGCCCTAGCAATCTCCACAATCCACGGATACACATACCCTCCCCACCCTTCCGGCACCAAATTAAAATCCGCAAAATGCGGTTTCCCTTTCAACTCAACCGATTTCACCTCCGGAAACCTCCTAATCACAACCCTAGGGTTTACAGCGTAACAATTTCCAATAAACACACGTTTCCGGCACCACCGTTCCATCTCATACCATGATTTACACACCAACGACGCCGTATTGCGGTCCGTATGCGAGTTCAAAAACGAAAACACGTGTTCCAACACCTCTTCTGGAAACATCGCCGGAAAAAAAACCGTTAAACAGTGCGAAAACTCGCCGTAAAACGGTTAAAAAGTGCGAAATCTGGCCGGTGAACAGGTTAACTCTGATGTAAGGTTGTTACACGTGTTCTAGCAGTTCTTCTGGAAACATCGCCGAAAAAAACCGTTAAACAGTGCGAAAACTCGCCGGAAAACGGTAAAAAAGTGCGAAATCTGGCCGGAAAAGGTGTCCGGTGAACAGGTTAACTCTGATGTGAGGTTGTCACACTACTTACACGCGTTCCAGCACTTCTTCTAGAAACATCGCCGAAAAAGGTGAAAAAACGGTTAAAAAGTGCAAAAACTCACCGGAAAACAGTTAAACCATGCGAAATCTAGCCGGAAAAGTGTCCGATGAACCAGTAGACTCTGAGGTGAGGTTGTTACTGTGAAATGAAAGACGAAAACAGTCAAACACGTGCTATAGCACTTGTTGTGGAAACATCTCCGGAAAAAGTGAAAAAACGGTTGAAAAGGTGCCGGAAAAGGAGTCCGGTGAGCCGGTGAAGTAGTTAGTGTGTGTGGTAGGTGAAATAGGTTCAGATCTGAGGAAAAACCGCCATTAACGAGCTCAGATCGAAGTGAGTTTTGAGTTGCAGATGAGAGAGAAAGTAGTGGTGATGAGAGAGAAGATTTTTTTATGTTGTGTTGATAGAAGAAGTGATGATATGTGTGGTTAAATATGTAGGGTGAAGTCTTTTTAAACCCTTTGAGTTTGAGGTGTTTGCATTTTTTAACCTTGAAGTTTTGTACATATTTGTGTTTTGAGTACGACTTGTGGACTTGTGGTGACCTTTCTAATGAATGAACAGAAGAAATTGGTGCTACAGAAGACAAGGGTGTTTATCGTTTGGTTTTAATTAGGTTATCAGTGGCGAAGTTTGAGATTTTCGACcgggagagggggggggggtgaaTACCGGACCTAAAgttttctataaaaccggggggtcgaaaacgtatatatcaaaaaatttctatacgaaaactgcATACTCTCCaatactgagcgaaaagttcggggggtcggccgccccctcccgccccatAAAAGCTTCGCCCATGTAGGTTACATTGTTACTAATAGTTTGGTTTCTGTATGGGTTCACGATTTATCCTTTATAATAATGTTTCAACACTTAGGGTGCACGGAGTGGTGCGGTAAAAGTTATCAACATGTAGTAGCAACATGTGGCACATCGGCAACATGCATCACGTGTCGCGCTACATCTTGTGGCAAGCGACAAGCAGCAAGCAGGTTCAAGACCTTGTTGATTTCGATGGTGAGATAGAGTGGATGCCTTTCCAGCAATAACCCGTCGcatatttttcatgtttttttttttaatttaacttaCAAATTGTTTGTGACATGAGAGAGATAGATGATTGGGCTAATCACAAGAATAGCCAAGACTTTGTGAAAGTTTCAAAAATAGCCAGTTGACACCCCATAAAATGGGCTTTCACGAATTTCCACGCGGCTTAAATTAAGAGTTAAGAGCTTTCCTCACGACCAATCACCTTTTGCCCCGCAACTGCAGTTTTTCTGCACATTGATGCCCCATTAGGACCCACTTTCATCACCTGCACCTCTGTTCAGTCCCTCTCTCACCACCTGTATCTGCTTCCATCATCATCACCCCCTACATTTCTAGGGTTTCATTCATCACACTCTCCTGCAAATTTATGTAATGATCTCATCTCCATGGGCTGTTTTCAGTCCCAAACCACCAATGTCCACTCCCCTGATCAAGTTCCTGAATCCAAACCAGATCCAGGTACACCTTTATATAATAATATCTTcattatgtgtgtatatatacatatatacatatctTCTTCTTCACTGAGCACCACCACCCTGCAACCAACCACCACCCTCACCGAGCACCCCCATCCTTCACACCCGTCACACTTTTTTCACCCGGAGAGAGTGGAAAAGGT encodes the following:
- the LOC110910197 gene encoding protein TRANSPORT INHIBITOR RESPONSE 1 produces the protein MFPEEVLEHVFSFLNSHTDRNTASLVCKSWYEMERWCRKRVFIGNCYAVNPRVVIRRFPEVKSVELKGKPHFADFNLVPEGWGGYVYPWIVEIARAYPWLEEIRLKRMVVTDECLEIVAKSFRNFRVLVLESCEGFSTDGLAAVAANCRNLRVLDLRECEVEELSGHWLSHFPDSFTSLESLNMACLGSEVSFSALERLVARSPNLKTLRLNRTVPIEKLSTLLQRAPQLVDFGTGAYSAEIRQDVYSRLADAFSRSKNLKSLSGFWDVTPAYLPAIYSVCSQLTSLNLSYAATRSPDLTKIVSQCYNLQRLVVLDYIEDTGLNTVSMSCKDLRELVVFPSDPFVGEVDVLLTEQGLVSVSQGCSKLQSVLYFCHQMSNSALISISKNRPNLTCFRLCIIEPRVPDYVTHEPLDVGFGSIVENCKQLTRLSMSGLLTDRVFEYIGTHAKNLDMLSIAFAGDSDLGLHHVLSGCDSLRKLEIRDCPFGDKALLANASKLEKMRSLWMSSCLVSFGACKLLGQKMPGLNVEVIDERENVNSLPEYVPVEKVYIYRTVSGQRFDTPDFVRIMGKDKDDLYNLS